In Zingiber officinale cultivar Zhangliang chromosome 1A, Zo_v1.1, whole genome shotgun sequence, a genomic segment contains:
- the LOC122019993 gene encoding ankyrin repeat-containing protein ITN1-like yields the protein MVPQHEEGEKEIELESSSVNSSSLTTAPPPVPALVLSNSGKRIDHAASATGSPTGFPVLVLSSSGKRMDQASSSAASPTTAPALVLSNSGKRVDPVGKKKYVKQVTGRHNDTEIHLAAHRGDLAAVRQILREIDAQITGEEGAAEFDAEVAEIRAAMVNEVNEVEETALFIAAEKGFLDIVVELLKYSDRESLSRKNRVGFDALHVAVREGKQGILGTIS from the exons atGGTCCCGCAACACGAAGAAG GAGAGAAGGAGATCGAGTTGGAATCTTCCAGCGTCAATTCCAGCTCTCTGACGACGGCACCCCCGCCTGTTCCAGCCTTGGTGCTGTCCAACTCCGGGAAGCGAATTGACCATGCTGCATCGGCGACGGGGTCTCCGACGGGATTCCCGGTGTTGGTCCTATCGAGTTCCGGTAAGCGGATGGACCAGGCTTCCTCGTCGGCGGCGTCCCCCACGACGGCTCCAGCGCTGGTACTGTCGAACTCGGGGAAGCGAGTGGACCCAGTGGGGAAGAAGAAGTATGTGAAGCAGGTGACAGGCCGACACAACGACACGGAGATCCACCTCGCGGCCCATCGCGGAGACCTTGCCGCGGTCAGGCAGATTCTCCGCGAGATTGATGCCCAGATAACGGGGGAGGAGGGCGCGGCTGAGTTCGACGCCGAAGTGGCTGAAATACGCGCCGCAATGGTGAACGAAGTGAACGAAGTAGAGGAGACTGCGCTTTTCATCGCTGCCGAGAAGGGTTTTCTTGATATTGTTGTTGAGCTGTTGAAGTATTCGGATCGGGAGAGCCTCTCCAGGAAGAACAGAGTGGGCTTTGATGCTCTCCATGTGGCTGTAAGAGAAGGGAAACAAGGTATTCTTGGTACCATATCATAA
- the LOC122019999 gene encoding caffeic acid 3-O-methyltransferase-like: MDKETACAHALQICSSSIFPFTIKTAIELRLLDVIAEAESPAAALYPAQIVAQLPAAADNLEAADMVDRLLRLLASYGVVTCTTEATGSRKYSAAPVTKYLVKNGDDGASSMANLALLNQDRVAVAIWDQMKDSVLHGGLPVQNAFGMLTFEHLGSDARLNKVFNDAMCGYSVVFMEQLLQVYHGFDDVNVLVDVGGNAGATLRMITSEHPHIRGINFDVPHVISQAPPIPGVQHVSGDMFEAIPSGDAIFMKSILHDWSDEHCVKILKNCWEALAQNRKVIVAECLLPELPAQTVEAQAVFQMDLVMMACCIGGKERSEKEFKALAMEAGFRGFEVPRRIAGGWAVMEFTK; the protein is encoded by the exons ATGGACAAGGAGACGGCATGCGCTCACGCGTTGCAGATTTGTAGCAGCAGCATCTTCCCCTTCACCATCAAGACCGCCATCGAGCTTCGCCTCCTCGACGTCATCGCCGAAGCCGAGTCCCCCGCCGCCGCCTTGTACCCCGCACAAATCGTCGCCCAGCTGCCCGCAGCCGCCGACAACCTGGAGGCTGCAGATATGGTCGATCGCTTGCTCCGCCTGCTCGCCTCCTACGGCGTCGTCACCTGCACCACTGAAGCGACCGGCTCGAGGAAGTATAGCGCCGCGCCCGTCACCAAGTACTTGGTCAAGAATGGGGACGACGGCGCGTCTTCgatggctaacttggctctgCTCAACCAGGACAGGGTTGCGGTGGCTATATG GGATCAAATGAAGGATTCAGTGCTGCACGGTGGCTTACCGGTGCAGAACGCGTTCGGAATGTTAACGTTCGAGCACTTGGGCTCCGATGCTCGATTGAACAAGGTGTTTAACGACGCCATGTGCGGCTATTCCGTCGTCTTCATGGAGCAATTGCTCCAGGTCTACCACGGCTTCGACGATGTCAATGTGCTCGTCGACGTCGGGGGAAACGCCGGCGCCACCCTCCGCATGATCACCTCCGAGCATCCTCATATCAGGGGCATCAACTTCGACGTCCCCCATGTCATCTCTCAAGCACCACCAATCCCAG GAGTGCAACATGTGAGCGGAGATATGTTTGAAGCTATTCCGAGTGGGGATGCCATCTTTATGAAG TCGATACTTCACGATTGGAGTGACGAGCACTGCGTGAAGATCCTGAAGAATTGTTGGGAGGCATTGGCACAGAACAGGAAGGTGATCGTGGCGGAGTGCCTGCTTCCGGAGCTACCAGCACAGACTGTAGAGGCTCAAGCGGTGTTCCAAATGGACTTGGTCATGATGGCATGCTGCATTGGTGGAAAGGAGCGGTCAGAGAAAGAGTTCAAGGCCCTGGCAATGGAGGCTGGATTCAGAGGATTCGAGGTACCTCGCAGAATTGCTGGCGGCTGGGCGGTCATGGAATTCACCAAGTAA